From Alkalilimnicola sp. S0819:
CCACCCCGGTGTGGGAGCGGCGTTGGTCGCGAGCCCCGCAGATGCACGGCAAGCGAAAGAAAGGGCCCCGCAGGGCCCTATACTTTCTTCGCTTCGAGCGCGGAGCGCTTATTCGACGCTCAGGCTCTCCTTGAGGATCTTCGGCGTGACGAACACCAGCAGCTCGCTGCGGGCATCGATGTCGTTGGTGGAGCGGAACAGATAGCCCACCGCCGGCAGTTCGCCGAAGAAGGGCACCCGGGTGGTGTCCTTGCGGTTGGTGCGCTCGTAGACACCGCCCAGCACCACGGTCTCACCGTTGTCCACCAGCACCTGGGTGGTGACCGACTGGGTGTTGATGGCCGGGCCGGCAAGGGTGGTTTCGCCTACGCTGTCCTTGCTCACCTCCAGATCCAGCAGCACCCGGTCGTCCGGAGTGATTTGCGGGGTCACGGTCAGCCCCAGCACGGCTTTCTTGAAGGACACGCTGGTGTTGCCGGCGGAGCTGGCTTCCAGATAGGGGATTTCCACGCCCTGCTCGATGGTGGCGGATTTCTTGTCGGCGGTGATCACCCGCGGACTGGAGACGATGTCACCGCGGTTCTCGGCCTCCATGGCGGATAGCTCCAGCTGCAGCAGCCAGCTGCCGATCCGGCCGATGGCCAGGCCGATGTTGCCCGCGCCCACCACGGGCAGGTCCACCATCAGCGGATCTCCGACGTTGCCTGCGGGGAAGCCGCGGCGGCCGCCGATGCCGTAGTCGGGGTCGGAGCCGGTGTTGCCGGTAGTGTCCGAGCCGGAGACGCCGAAGCGCACGCCCAGGTCCTTGCTGAAATCATCGCTGGCGATGACGATGCGCGACTCGATCAGCACCTGCTTGACCGGGATGTCCAGCTCCGTAACCAGTGCGCGGATGGCGCTCAGGTTCTCGGCGGATTCGCGCAGGATCAGGGTGTTGGTGCGTGGGTCGACGATCAGGCTGCCGCGTTCGCTGATCAGGCCGGCTTCGCCGGATTGCAGCAGGGTGGCGATGTCCTGGGCCTTGGCATAGCTGACCTGGAGCAGTTCCGAGCGCAGCGGGGCCAGTTCCTTGACCTGCTGGCGGGACTCCAGCTCCAGACGTTCTCGGGCGGCAATTTCCTCGGCCGGCGCGATCAACATCACGTTGCCGTTCTGGCGCTTGTCCAGCCCGCGGGTGCGCAGGATGATGTCCAGCGCCTGGTCCCAGGGGACATTCTGCAGCCGCAGGGTGATATTGCCGGTAACGCTGTCGCTCACCACCAGGTTCAGCCCGGTGAAATCCGCCAGCAGCTGCAGCACGGAGCGCACTTCGATGTCCTGGAAGTTCAGCGACAGGCGCTCGCCGGTGTAGTGGGTTTCTTCCCGCTCGCGCTGGGCCTGCTCCTCGGCGGTGAGCGGCTGCACCTCGATGACGAAGGTGTCACCGGTCTGGTAGGCGAGCTGCTCGTAATCGCCGCTGGCGCTTACCGTGATGCGCGCGTGGCGGCCGCTCTGGCGGGCATCCACCGTCTCCACCGGGGTGGCGAAGTCGGTGACGTCCAGGCGACGGGCCAGGCGATCGGGCAGGGTGCTGTTTCGCACCTCGGCGATGATCTGGCCGCCTTCCTCGCGCAGGTCCACCGAGGCGTTGGGGTCGCTCAGGCTGAGTATGATCCGGGCGGTGCCCTCGGCGGTGCGGCGGAAGTCCAGAGCCTTCAGGCTGGCACCGTCGCCGCTCGTCCGAGCGGCCGTTCGGGAGCTGCCGCCGCTGGCCGCGGCGGAGGTGCTGGCCGCGGCGTTGTCCAGCAACACATGGATCCGGTTGCCGTCTACGCGGGTCTCGTAACCCACCAGTTGGGCGAGCTTGATTACCACGCGGGTGCGGCCGCCGGCCGCGGCCGTGGTGACGCTCTCCACGTTGCCGGCGCCGATGTCCATTGTGGGATCGCTCAGGCGGTTCTCGGTATCCAATAAATCCAGTGCGATGCGGGCCGGGTCCTCGATGGTGAAGCTGCGCGGCTGATCCGTCGGGTTCTCCAGGCTCAGGGTAAGCTGGACCCGGTTGCCCGGCAGGGTGGAGAAGTCGATATCGGTGAGCGCGTTCTGGGCGGCCGCGCTCTGACTGCCCAGCAGCAGCATGGCGGCCAGTGCGAACAGCCTCTTGGCGAACCGGTGCTTCGCGCGAGCAATACGAGTGGATTGTTTTATTGTCATCTTGTGGGCTCCCACCAAAATCATTCCTTAACCGCCAGTGAGGCTTCGCGCTCCATCCAGCCGCCACGGCCGTTCGGAACCAGCTCGACCAGT
This genomic window contains:
- the pilQ gene encoding type IV pilus secretin PilQ produces the protein MTIKQSTRIARAKHRFAKRLFALAAMLLLGSQSAAAQNALTDIDFSTLPGNRVQLTLSLENPTDQPRSFTIEDPARIALDLLDTENRLSDPTMDIGAGNVESVTTAAAGGRTRVVIKLAQLVGYETRVDGNRIHVLLDNAAASTSAAASGGSSRTAARTSGDGASLKALDFRRTAEGTARIILSLSDPNASVDLREEGGQIIAEVRNSTLPDRLARRLDVTDFATPVETVDARQSGRHARITVSASGDYEQLAYQTGDTFVIEVQPLTAEEQAQREREETHYTGERLSLNFQDIEVRSVLQLLADFTGLNLVVSDSVTGNITLRLQNVPWDQALDIILRTRGLDKRQNGNVMLIAPAEEIAARERLELESRQQVKELAPLRSELLQVSYAKAQDIATLLQSGEAGLISERGSLIVDPRTNTLILRESAENLSAIRALVTELDIPVKQVLIESRIVIASDDFSKDLGVRFGVSGSDTTGNTGSDPDYGIGGRRGFPAGNVGDPLMVDLPVVGAGNIGLAIGRIGSWLLQLELSAMEAENRGDIVSSPRVITADKKSATIEQGVEIPYLEASSAGNTSVSFKKAVLGLTVTPQITPDDRVLLDLEVSKDSVGETTLAGPAINTQSVTTQVLVDNGETVVLGGVYERTNRKDTTRVPFFGELPAVGYLFRSTNDIDARSELLVFVTPKILKESLSVE